Proteins co-encoded in one Nicotiana sylvestris chromosome 7, ASM39365v2, whole genome shotgun sequence genomic window:
- the LOC138873810 gene encoding uncharacterized protein: MVLINIPMPQKHLGYRSIILVLMHQGSYQPLEGSKTPGGPDLYTDPSQRNTNLICKHHCTHGHKTEDCRQLRGEVARLFNEVHLREFLIYRAKNHFRERDANRKNEQEEPQHVIHMIIGGVDVLQGPIFKRTKVSITREKHTRSYVPEGILSFNDEEAEGISQPHNDAMVISILLNKIQVKHVIVDPGSSANIIKPRVLEQLGLHDQIVLASRVLNGFNIASETMKGEIILPANVAETIQDTKFHAIEGNMRYNALLERPWIHNMRAPSTLHQMMKFPTLDSVKIVYGEQHAAKEMFAVDEMTPILAPSILEKSSTKYKQTAK, from the coding sequence ATGGTTTTGATAAACATACCGATGCCACAGAAGCACCTTGGTTATCGTAGTATAATTTTAGTGTTGATGCATCAGGGATCGTATCAGCCATTGGAAggatcaaagacaccaggtggcccagACCTATACaccgatccttctcaaagaaaTACAAATTTGATATGTAAACATCATTGCACACATGGACATAAGACCGAAGACTGCAGGCAGCTGAGGGGGGAGGTAGCTCGATTGTTCAACGAGGTTCATCTTCGAGAGTTTCTCATTTatcgagctaagaatcacttcagagAAAGAGACGCAAATAGAAAAAATGAGCAGGAAGAACCGCAACATGTAATTCATATGATCATTGGTGGTGTCGATGTTCTACAAGGGCCTATATTCAAACGTACCAAGGTGtcgatcaccagagaaaaacATACTCGGAGTTATGTACCCGAGGGCATCCTATCGTTCAATGACGAAGAAGCAGAAGGCATATCTCAACCGCACAATGACGCCATggtaatttctattttgttaaataaaattcaagttaaacatgttatagtggatccaggtagctcagcaaacataatcaAACCAAGGGTCTTAGAGCAACTCGGCCTACATGACCAAATTGTACTTGCATCTCGAgtcctaaatggcttcaacatAGCAAGCGAAACAATGAAGGGGGAGATAATCCTACCAGCGAATGTGGCTGAGACCATCCAAGATACAAAATTCCATGCCATCGAAGGCAACATGAGATATAATGCACTACTCgagagaccatggatccacaacatgagggcaccGTCGAcccttcatcagatgatgaaattcccaacattGGATAGTGTGAAAATAGTTTACGGGGAACAGCACgctgcaaaggaaatgtttgcagtcgATGAGATGACACCGATACTAGCACCTTCGATCTTAGAAAAATCGAGCACCAAATATAAGCAGacggccaaatag